A DNA window from Streptomyces sp. B21-083 contains the following coding sequences:
- a CDS encoding glycosyltransferase family 4 protein produces the protein MTAEASEAGPPGDPAADGERPLNIALLTYKGNPFCGGQGVYVRHLSRELARLGHRVEVIGSQPYPVLDVLDGRDGRAGFAAGPDPVLTELPSLDLYRQPDPFRTPGRGEYRDWIDALEVATMWTGGFPEPLTFSLRVRRQLRARSGEFDVVHDNQTLGYGLLGDIGAPLVTTIHHPITVDRQLDLDAADSRRRRMSVRRWYGFTRMQKRVARRLPSVLTVSGTSRQEIVDHLGVRDERIHVVHIGADTDLFSPDPAVRQVPGRIVTTSSADVPLKGLVFLVEALAKVRTEHPAAHLVVVGKRAEDGPVAQAIERYGLEGAVEFVKGISDAELVDLVRSAEIACVPSLYEGFSLPAAEAMATGTPLVATTGGAIPEVAGPDGETCLAVPPGDPGALATALATLLADPDLRARLGRAGRERVLSRFTWARAAEGTAAHYREAVARSAAGQTPPRPPRRSAPAAPAGSASPAPARSEAAPGPADGTVAGPVSVTTVSAVPPLEFPDRESRTSC, from the coding sequence GTGACGGCCGAGGCCAGCGAGGCAGGCCCTCCGGGGGATCCTGCGGCGGACGGCGAGCGACCGCTCAACATCGCACTTCTGACCTATAAAGGGAACCCGTTCTGCGGCGGACAGGGCGTCTACGTACGCCATCTGTCCCGCGAACTGGCCCGGCTCGGTCACCGCGTCGAGGTCATCGGCTCCCAGCCGTACCCGGTGCTGGACGTGCTCGACGGCCGCGACGGGCGTGCGGGGTTCGCAGCCGGCCCCGACCCCGTCCTCACCGAGCTGCCCAGCCTCGACCTGTACCGCCAGCCGGACCCCTTCCGCACTCCGGGGCGCGGCGAGTACCGCGACTGGATCGACGCGCTCGAAGTCGCCACGATGTGGACCGGCGGCTTTCCCGAACCGCTCACGTTCTCCCTGCGTGTTCGCCGCCAACTGCGCGCCCGCAGCGGCGAGTTCGACGTCGTGCACGACAACCAGACGCTCGGATACGGCCTGTTGGGCGACATCGGCGCGCCGCTCGTCACCACCATCCACCACCCCATCACCGTGGACCGGCAGTTGGACCTGGACGCGGCCGACAGCAGGCGCCGACGGATGTCCGTACGGCGCTGGTACGGCTTCACCCGCATGCAGAAGCGGGTGGCGCGCCGCCTGCCGTCGGTACTGACCGTCTCGGGCACCTCGCGTCAGGAGATCGTCGACCATCTCGGCGTACGGGACGAGCGCATCCACGTCGTGCACATCGGCGCGGACACCGACCTCTTCTCACCCGACCCGGCGGTACGCCAGGTGCCGGGCCGCATCGTGACCACGTCCAGCGCGGACGTTCCCCTCAAGGGGCTGGTGTTCCTCGTCGAGGCGCTCGCGAAGGTACGTACGGAACATCCCGCCGCCCACCTCGTGGTCGTCGGCAAGCGCGCCGAGGACGGGCCCGTCGCCCAGGCCATCGAGCGGTACGGCCTCGAAGGCGCCGTCGAGTTCGTGAAGGGCATCTCCGACGCCGAACTCGTCGACCTGGTGCGCTCGGCGGAGATCGCCTGCGTACCGTCCCTGTACGAGGGCTTCTCGCTTCCGGCGGCCGAGGCGATGGCCACCGGGACACCCCTGGTCGCCACCACCGGCGGAGCGATCCCGGAGGTGGCCGGCCCCGACGGCGAAACCTGCCTGGCGGTCCCACCGGGCGACCCCGGAGCCCTGGCCACCGCCCTGGCCACCCTCCTCGCCGACCCGGACCTGAGAGCACGCCTGGGCCGAGCCGGCCGCGAACGCGTACTGTCCCGCTTCACCTGGGCCCGAGCGGCGGAGGGCACAGCAGCCCACTACCGCGAGGCCGTAGCCCGCTCCGCGGCCGGGCAGACGCCGCCGAGGCCTCCTCGCCGCTCCGCGCCCGCGGCTCCGGCCGGCTCGGCGTCCCCGGCTCCGGCCCGCTCCGAGGCCGCGCCCGGCCCCGCCGACGGCACCGTCGCAGGGCCCGTCTCCGTGACCACGGTTTCCGCCGTTCCCCCACTCGAATTCCCCGACCGCGAAAGCAGGACTTCGTGCTGA
- a CDS encoding ferredoxin, with protein sequence MGDRWHVEVDRSLCIGSAQCVHRAPGGFRLDTGMQSHPVEPDRDANEKVLAAAENCPVEAIMITLLEGGEAVFPPED encoded by the coding sequence ATGGGTGATCGCTGGCACGTGGAGGTGGACCGCTCGCTGTGCATCGGCTCGGCCCAGTGCGTCCACCGGGCCCCGGGCGGGTTCCGCCTCGACACCGGGATGCAGTCCCACCCGGTCGAACCGGACAGGGACGCCAACGAGAAGGTGCTGGCGGCGGCGGAGAACTGCCCGGTGGAGGCGATCATGATCACGCTGCTGGAGGGCGGGGAGGCGGTGTTTCCGCCGGAGGACTAA
- a CDS encoding prenyltransferase, with translation MTTPRTEHLVLPGVLTAEQAALTVRGILAEQRDDGAIPWFRGHHLDPWDHTEAAMALDAAGEHEAAERAYLWLAAHQVQDGSWYAAYSDGDADAVTDRGRETNFVAYIAVGVWHHYLSTGDDNFLDRMWPTVFAAVEFVLQLQQPGGEIGWKREDDGTEVKDGLLTGSSSVHHALRCALAIAEEREEPQPDWELAVGALRHAIRRHPERFLDKDRYSMDWYYPVLGGALTAPESKSRIEEGWDRFVVPDLGVRCVVPNPWVTGGESAELALALWAVGESDRALEILQSIQHLRDEESGLYWTGYVFDAEAIWPRELTTWTAGSLLLAVAALGGHEATCAVFGGELLPTGLDPDCCS, from the coding sequence GTGACGACCCCCCGGACAGAACACCTCGTCCTGCCCGGGGTCCTCACCGCCGAGCAGGCCGCCCTCACCGTTCGCGGGATCCTCGCGGAGCAGCGGGACGACGGGGCCATACCGTGGTTCCGGGGACACCACCTCGACCCGTGGGACCACACCGAGGCGGCGATGGCCCTGGACGCGGCCGGCGAGCACGAGGCCGCCGAGCGGGCGTACCTGTGGCTGGCCGCCCACCAGGTCCAGGACGGCTCCTGGTACGCCGCGTACTCCGACGGGGACGCGGACGCCGTCACCGACCGGGGGCGGGAGACCAACTTCGTCGCCTACATAGCGGTCGGCGTCTGGCACCACTATCTCTCCACCGGCGACGACAACTTCCTGGACCGGATGTGGCCGACGGTCTTCGCGGCCGTCGAGTTCGTCCTCCAGCTGCAGCAGCCCGGCGGTGAGATCGGGTGGAAGCGCGAGGACGACGGCACCGAGGTCAAGGACGGTCTGCTGACGGGCAGTTCGTCCGTCCACCACGCGCTGCGCTGCGCCCTCGCCATCGCCGAGGAGCGCGAAGAGCCGCAGCCCGACTGGGAGTTGGCGGTGGGCGCGCTGCGCCACGCGATCCGCCGGCACCCCGAGCGGTTCCTCGACAAGGACCGCTACTCGATGGACTGGTACTACCCGGTCCTGGGCGGCGCGTTGACGGCTCCGGAGTCCAAGTCCCGTATCGAGGAGGGCTGGGACCGCTTCGTCGTCCCCGACCTCGGGGTGCGCTGCGTCGTGCCCAACCCGTGGGTGACCGGCGGCGAGTCGGCCGAACTCGCCCTGGCGCTCTGGGCGGTGGGTGAGTCCGACCGTGCCCTGGAGATCCTGCAGTCGATCCAGCACCTGCGCGACGAGGAGAGCGGCCTGTACTGGACGGGCTACGTGTTCGACGCCGAGGCGATCTGGCCGCGCGAACTCACCACCTGGACGGCGGGTTCACTGCTCCTCGCGGTCGCCGCGCTCGGCGGCCACGAGGCGACCTGCGCGGTGTTCGGCGGCGAGCTGCTGCCGACGGGACTGGACCCCGACTGCTGCAGCTGA
- a CDS encoding aldehyde dehydrogenase: MTELVEHGQLFIGGELTDPLGKDVIEVISPHTEEVFGRVPHASRADVDRAVAVARTAFDEGPWPRMTLDERIAVVTRIKDGVAARYEEIGRVISSENGSPYSWSVLAQALGAMMVWDAAITVARDFTYEETRDGALGRILVRREPVGVVAAVVPWNVPQFTAAAKLAPALLAGCTAVLKPSPESPLNAYILAEITKEAGLPPGVLSILPADREVSEYLVGHPGIDKVSFTGSVAAGKRVMEVASRQLTRVTLELGGKSAAVVLPDADLDTTVPGIVGAAWMNNGQACVAQTRILLPRSRYDEFADAFAQAASALVVGDPLDPATQVGPLVAKRQQQRNLDYIRIGQEEGAKILTGGGRPAGLDRGWYVEPTLFGDVDNSMRIAREEIFGPVICLLPYGDESEAVKIANDSDYGLSGSVWTADVGHGIDVARQVRTGTYSVNTFSLDMLGPFGGYKNSGLGREFGPEGYSEYLEHKMIHLPAGWEG; the protein is encoded by the coding sequence ATGACCGAGCTCGTGGAACACGGACAACTGTTCATCGGCGGGGAGTTGACCGATCCCCTCGGCAAGGACGTCATCGAGGTCATCTCCCCGCACACCGAAGAGGTCTTCGGCCGTGTGCCGCACGCGTCGAGGGCCGACGTCGACCGGGCCGTCGCCGTCGCGCGTACCGCCTTCGACGAGGGACCCTGGCCGCGGATGACCCTCGACGAGCGGATCGCCGTCGTCACCCGCATCAAGGACGGTGTCGCCGCACGGTACGAGGAGATCGGCCGCGTCATCTCCTCCGAGAACGGCTCCCCGTACTCCTGGAGCGTCCTCGCCCAGGCCCTCGGCGCGATGATGGTGTGGGACGCCGCGATCACGGTCGCCCGCGACTTCACGTACGAGGAGACACGCGACGGAGCCCTCGGCCGCATCCTCGTCCGGCGCGAACCGGTGGGCGTCGTCGCCGCGGTGGTCCCCTGGAACGTCCCGCAGTTCACCGCGGCGGCCAAGCTCGCGCCCGCGCTGCTCGCCGGCTGCACGGCGGTCCTCAAGCCGTCGCCCGAGTCGCCCCTCAACGCGTACATCCTCGCGGAGATAACGAAGGAGGCCGGACTGCCGCCCGGCGTCCTCTCCATCCTCCCGGCCGACCGCGAGGTCAGCGAGTACCTCGTCGGGCACCCCGGCATCGACAAGGTCTCCTTCACCGGCTCGGTCGCCGCGGGCAAGCGGGTGATGGAGGTCGCCTCCCGCCAACTCACCCGCGTGACCCTGGAGTTGGGCGGCAAGTCGGCGGCCGTCGTGCTGCCCGACGCCGACCTCGACACCACTGTCCCCGGCATCGTCGGCGCCGCCTGGATGAACAACGGTCAGGCGTGCGTGGCCCAGACCCGCATCCTCCTCCCACGCTCCCGCTACGACGAGTTCGCGGACGCCTTCGCCCAGGCCGCGAGCGCGCTGGTGGTCGGCGACCCGCTCGACCCGGCTACCCAGGTCGGCCCGCTGGTCGCGAAGCGGCAGCAGCAGCGCAACCTCGACTACATCCGCATCGGTCAGGAGGAGGGCGCGAAGATCCTCACCGGCGGCGGACGCCCGGCCGGCCTCGACCGCGGCTGGTACGTCGAACCGACCCTCTTCGGGGACGTCGACAACTCGATGCGCATCGCCCGCGAGGAGATCTTCGGCCCGGTCATCTGTCTGCTCCCGTACGGCGACGAGTCCGAGGCGGTGAAGATCGCGAACGACTCCGACTACGGGCTCTCCGGCAGCGTGTGGACGGCCGATGTCGGGCACGGCATCGACGTGGCACGGCAGGTCCGTACCGGCACCTACTCGGTGAACACCTTCAGCCTCGACATGCTCGGCCCGTTCGGTGGCTACAAGAACTCCGGGCTGGGGCGGGAGTTCGGGCCCGAGGGGTACAGCGAGTACCTGGAGCACAAGATGATCCACCTCCCGGCCGGCTGGGAGGGGTAA
- a CDS encoding class I SAM-dependent methyltransferase: MLTVDFTRFPLAPGDRVLDLGCGAGRHAFECYRRGAQVVALDQNGDEIREVAKWFAAMKEAGEAPAGATATAMEGNALALPFPDESFDVVIISEVMEHIPDDKGVLAEMVRVLKPGGRIAITVPRYGPEKICWSLSDAYHEVEGGHIRIYKADELLAKIREAGLTPYGTHHAHALHSPYWWLKCAFGVDNDKVLPVRAYHKLLVWDIMKKPLATRVAEQALNPLIGKSFVAYATKPHLPSLSESEAEVAAK, from the coding sequence GTGCTGACCGTCGACTTCACCCGGTTCCCGTTGGCGCCGGGCGACCGCGTTCTGGACCTCGGCTGCGGAGCCGGGCGGCACGCGTTCGAGTGCTACCGGCGTGGTGCCCAGGTCGTGGCGCTCGACCAGAACGGTGACGAGATCCGCGAGGTCGCCAAGTGGTTCGCGGCGATGAAGGAGGCGGGCGAGGCGCCCGCCGGGGCCACCGCGACGGCCATGGAGGGCAACGCCCTGGCCCTGCCGTTCCCCGACGAGTCCTTCGACGTCGTGATCATCTCCGAGGTCATGGAGCACATCCCGGACGACAAGGGCGTACTCGCGGAGATGGTCCGGGTGCTGAAGCCCGGCGGCCGGATCGCGATCACCGTGCCGCGCTACGGGCCCGAGAAGATCTGCTGGTCCCTCTCCGACGCCTATCACGAGGTCGAGGGCGGCCACATCCGCATCTACAAGGCGGACGAACTGCTCGCGAAGATCCGGGAAGCGGGACTGACGCCCTACGGCACCCACCACGCCCACGCCCTCCACTCCCCGTACTGGTGGCTGAAGTGCGCGTTCGGGGTGGACAACGACAAGGTGCTGCCGGTGCGCGCCTACCACAAGCTGCTGGTCTGGGACATCATGAAGAAACCGCTGGCCACCCGGGTCGCCGAGCAGGCGCTGAACCCGCTGATCGGCAAGAGCTTCGTGGCCTACGCGACCAAGCCGCACCTCCCGAGCCTCTCCGAGTCCGAAGCCGAGGTGGCCGCCAAGTGA
- a CDS encoding MBL fold metallo-hydrolase encodes MTQVSTQVTDHGGGVRSLRVPIPNNPLGYTLVYVVDTDSGPVLIDTGWDDPLSWDTLVEGLSACGTAVGEIHGMVITHHHPDHHGLSGQVREASGAWIAMHEADIALVRRTRDNRAERWFGYMTAKLAAAGAPDEHVATLTRTPIGILPGFSPALPDREIVPGELLDLPGRRLRAIWTPGHTPGHVCLHLEEAHPARLPGNGRLFSGDHLLPGITPHIGLYEDPDDTTVADPLGDYLASLERVDRLAPAEVLPAHRHAFPDAAVRVRELLDHHDERLAGLRTLLTTPLTPWQLAERMEWNRPWSEIPPGSRNIAVSEAEAHVRRLVKLGQAEAVAGSEPVTYVAV; translated from the coding sequence ATGACGCAGGTGTCGACGCAGGTGACCGATCACGGCGGGGGCGTACGGTCCCTCCGGGTGCCCATCCCGAACAACCCCCTCGGATACACGCTGGTGTACGTCGTCGACACGGACAGCGGACCGGTGCTCATCGACACGGGCTGGGACGACCCGCTGTCCTGGGACACCCTCGTCGAGGGCCTGTCGGCCTGCGGCACGGCGGTCGGCGAGATCCACGGCATGGTGATCACCCACCACCACCCGGACCACCACGGCCTGTCCGGCCAGGTCCGCGAGGCGTCCGGGGCGTGGATCGCGATGCACGAGGCCGACATCGCGCTCGTACGGCGGACGCGCGACAACCGTGCCGAGCGCTGGTTCGGTTACATGACCGCGAAGCTGGCGGCGGCCGGAGCGCCCGACGAGCATGTGGCGACCCTGACCAGGACGCCCATCGGCATCCTGCCCGGCTTCTCGCCGGCGCTGCCCGACCGCGAGATCGTCCCCGGCGAACTCCTCGACCTCCCCGGCCGCCGACTGCGCGCGATCTGGACGCCGGGCCACACCCCGGGCCACGTCTGCCTCCACCTGGAGGAGGCCCACCCGGCCCGACTCCCGGGCAACGGCCGCCTGTTCTCGGGCGATCACCTGCTCCCCGGGATCACCCCGCACATCGGCCTGTACGAGGACCCGGACGACACGACGGTCGCCGACCCCCTCGGCGACTACCTCGCCTCCCTGGAGCGCGTCGACCGCCTGGCCCCGGCGGAGGTGCTCCCGGCCCACCGCCACGCCTTCCCCGACGCGGCCGTCCGCGTACGGGAACTCCTCGACCACCACGACGAACGCCTCGCCGGCCTCCGCACCCTCCTCACCACCCCCCTCACCCCGTGGCAGTTGGCGGAACGCATGGAGTGGAACCGCCCCTGGTCCGAAATCCCCCCGGGCTCAAGGAACATCGCGGTCTCGGAGGCCGAGGCCCACGTCCGCCGCCTGGTCAAACTGGGCCAGGCGGAGGCGGTGGCGGGGAGCGAGCCGGTGACGTACGTGGCGGTGTGA
- a CDS encoding prenyltransferase/squalene oxidase repeat-containing protein: protein MNVRRSATALAVIAVTLAGGGQASAASPSPSAALPAGLYGTGDPTYDGVWRQSLALLAQDTVGVKPAAAAVEWLAGQQCASGAFAPFRADSGTACDAKTLVDTNSTGAAVQALAALGGQDAGVGKAVAWLKSVQNTDGGWGYAAGGASDTNSTSVVVGALAAAGGKPGEVTKGGKSPYDLLLKLAIPCDATGGGAFAYQPDKKGKLAANDDATAAAVVGVLGKGFAGEAVKPSGTAPACSDSDDPGQAARNGAAHLVQALAKDKHLTSALAGAKDQPDYGNTADAVVALATAGQGQRAADALRWLEASAGPWAKEAGPAAYAQLILAAHAGSADPRDFGGQDLMTLLDATGPAPASVPASASPTRAAGDIDKDGTIDDTGFGTLWIVGVFLVAGIGIGFLISGRNKRKQQS, encoded by the coding sequence ATGAATGTCCGCCGCAGCGCCACGGCTCTGGCCGTCATCGCCGTCACTCTGGCCGGCGGCGGTCAGGCGTCCGCCGCCTCGCCGTCCCCCTCGGCCGCCCTCCCCGCCGGGCTGTACGGCACCGGCGACCCCACCTACGACGGTGTCTGGCGCCAGTCCCTCGCGCTGCTCGCCCAGGACACCGTCGGGGTGAAGCCGGCCGCCGCGGCCGTGGAATGGCTGGCCGGGCAGCAGTGCGCGAGCGGTGCCTTCGCGCCCTTCCGGGCGGACAGCGGCACGGCCTGCGACGCCAAGACCCTCGTCGACACCAACAGCACCGGCGCCGCCGTCCAGGCGCTCGCCGCCCTCGGCGGGCAGGACGCGGGGGTCGGCAAGGCCGTCGCCTGGCTGAAGTCCGTACAGAACACGGACGGTGGCTGGGGGTACGCGGCCGGCGGGGCCAGCGACACGAACTCCACCTCCGTGGTCGTCGGAGCCCTCGCCGCGGCCGGTGGGAAGCCCGGCGAGGTCACCAAGGGCGGCAAGTCCCCGTACGACCTGCTGCTGAAGCTCGCCATCCCGTGCGACGCGACCGGCGGGGGCGCCTTCGCCTACCAGCCGGACAAGAAGGGCAAGCTCGCCGCCAACGACGACGCGACGGCCGCTGCCGTGGTCGGCGTACTGGGGAAGGGGTTCGCCGGGGAGGCCGTCAAGCCGAGCGGTACCGCTCCGGCCTGCTCGGACTCCGACGACCCCGGGCAGGCCGCTCGTAACGGCGCCGCCCACCTCGTACAGGCCCTCGCCAAGGACAAGCACCTGACATCCGCGCTGGCCGGGGCCAAGGACCAGCCCGACTACGGCAACACCGCCGATGCCGTCGTCGCCCTCGCGACCGCCGGTCAGGGGCAGCGGGCGGCCGACGCGCTGCGCTGGCTGGAGGCGAGCGCCGGGCCGTGGGCGAAGGAGGCGGGGCCTGCCGCGTACGCGCAGTTGATCCTCGCTGCGCATGCCGGGTCCGCCGATCCGCGCGACTTCGGCGGCCAGGACCTGATGACCCTCCTCGACGCGACCGGCCCTGCGCCCGCGTCCGTCCCTGCCTCCGCCTCTCCGACCCGAGCCGCCGGGGACATCGACAAGGACGGCACGATCGACGACACCGGCTTCGGGACGCTCTGGATCGTCGGCGTCTTCCTCGTCGCCGGTATCGGCATCGGTTTCCTGATCAGCGGGCGCAACAAGAGGAAGCAGCAGTCGTGA
- a CDS encoding TetR family transcriptional regulator, which yields MPADAKVEAHTARPSSPPHSAPLTERQEARRRRILHASAQLASRGGFDAVQMREVAESSQVALGTLYRYFPSKIHLLVATMQDQLEHMHGTLRKKPPTGETAAERVAETLMRAFRALQREPHLADAMVRALTFADRSVSPEVDQVSRQTTAIILDSMGLGEGEPGRGQGQTQGHPTPEQLSAVRVIEHTWHSALVTWLSGRASIAQVKIDIETVCRLIDLTDPERD from the coding sequence ATGCCTGCCGACGCGAAGGTGGAAGCTCATACGGCGCGACCGAGTTCGCCGCCGCACTCCGCTCCGCTCACGGAGCGGCAGGAGGCCCGTCGGCGCCGGATCCTGCACGCGAGCGCGCAGTTGGCGAGCCGGGGCGGGTTCGACGCGGTGCAGATGCGGGAGGTCGCGGAGTCCTCGCAGGTCGCGCTCGGCACGCTCTACCGGTACTTCCCGTCCAAAATCCATCTGCTGGTCGCCACGATGCAGGACCAGTTGGAACACATGCACGGCACGCTGCGCAAGAAACCCCCGACCGGCGAGACGGCGGCGGAGCGGGTGGCGGAGACCCTGATGCGCGCCTTCCGCGCCCTCCAGCGCGAGCCGCATCTGGCGGACGCGATGGTGCGTGCTCTGACCTTCGCGGACCGCAGTGTCTCGCCGGAGGTCGACCAGGTCTCCCGCCAGACGACGGCGATCATCCTGGACTCGATGGGCCTGGGAGAAGGCGAACCCGGCCGGGGCCAGGGTCAGACTCAGGGCCACCCGACCCCCGAGCAGCTCTCGGCGGTGCGCGTCATCGAGCACACCTGGCACTCGGCCCTGGTCACCTGGCTGTCCGGCCGCGCCTCGATCGCCCAGGTGAAGATCGACATCGAGACGGTGTGCCGGCTGATCGACCTGACGGATCCCGAGCGGGACTGA
- a CDS encoding LLM class F420-dependent oxidoreductase — protein MRLGLALGYWGRGPSPDHVPLAQEAERLGYDSVWTAESWGSDAFTPLTWIAAQTSRIKLGTAVAQMAARSPTTTAMHALTLDHLSGGRVMLGLGLSGPQVVEGWYGRPFPKSPLTATREYVDVVRQVLRREAPVELSGRYHPLPYDGPDGTGVGKPLKSITHPLRAELPVLLGAEGPKNIAQTARIADGWLPLYWSPLRAGVYEEPLSGAGEGFLVAPMAQARVCADVSEGLLPVKTMLGFYIGGMGHAARNFHADLMARMGYEEEARRIQELFLAGRREEAVLAVPDAFADEISLVGPRERIAERLELWRKGPVTDLLVLSPDPHTLRVLAELNS, from the coding sequence ATGCGGCTCGGTCTCGCGCTCGGCTACTGGGGTCGTGGTCCCTCGCCGGACCATGTACCGCTCGCTCAGGAGGCCGAACGGCTCGGCTACGACTCGGTGTGGACCGCCGAGTCGTGGGGGTCGGACGCGTTCACCCCGCTGACCTGGATCGCGGCGCAGACGTCAAGGATCAAGCTGGGTACGGCGGTTGCCCAGATGGCGGCCCGCTCGCCGACGACCACCGCGATGCACGCCCTCACCCTCGACCATCTCTCCGGCGGACGCGTCATGCTCGGGCTGGGACTGTCCGGCCCGCAGGTCGTCGAGGGCTGGTACGGGCGTCCGTTCCCGAAGTCGCCGCTGACCGCCACCCGGGAGTACGTGGATGTCGTACGCCAAGTCCTCAGGCGCGAGGCTCCCGTTGAGCTGAGCGGGCGCTACCACCCCCTGCCGTACGACGGTCCGGACGGCACCGGTGTCGGCAAGCCGCTGAAGTCGATCACCCATCCCCTGCGCGCCGAACTCCCCGTGCTGCTCGGTGCGGAGGGGCCCAAGAACATCGCCCAGACCGCCCGTATCGCCGATGGCTGGCTGCCCCTGTACTGGTCCCCGCTGCGGGCCGGGGTGTACGAGGAGCCGCTGAGCGGTGCCGGGGAGGGGTTTCTCGTCGCGCCGATGGCGCAGGCCCGCGTCTGTGCCGACGTCTCCGAGGGGCTGTTGCCCGTGAAGACGATGCTCGGCTTCTACATCGGCGGGATGGGACACGCGGCCCGCAACTTCCACGCCGATCTGATGGCGCGCATGGGATACGAGGAGGAGGCCCGGCGGATCCAGGAGCTGTTCCTCGCCGGGCGGCGGGAGGAGGCCGTGCTCGCCGTGCCGGATGCCTTCGCCGACGAGATCTCCCTCGTCGGACCGCGTGAACGCATCGCGGAACGGCTGGAGTTGTGGCGCAAGGGGCCGGTGACCGACCTTCTCGTCCTCTCCCCCGACCCGCACACCCTGCGGGTGCTCGCCGAGCTCAACTCCTGA
- a CDS encoding SCO2322 family protein, which translates to MIRRRALPLLLATLLLGLWAAAGQAQAVGYRYWSFWERDGGAWTYATQGPSTARPSDGDVQGFRFAVSQDSKGAAQPRADAVFAVVCARTPAQDGHKRVALVIDFGTSADAPSGESPPATRTACARVSPDATTADALASVARPLRYNASALLCAIAGYPRTGCGETVGAGKSAGATETDSDGGPSVGLLAGIAAVVALGGAAIWQTRRRRHA; encoded by the coding sequence GTGATCAGGCGTCGCGCGCTCCCCCTCCTGCTGGCCACCCTCCTCCTCGGCCTCTGGGCGGCCGCCGGGCAGGCCCAGGCCGTCGGCTACCGCTACTGGTCCTTCTGGGAGCGCGACGGCGGCGCGTGGACGTATGCCACGCAGGGACCGTCGACCGCCCGGCCTTCCGACGGTGACGTCCAGGGTTTCCGTTTCGCCGTCAGCCAGGACTCCAAGGGCGCCGCCCAGCCGCGCGCCGACGCCGTGTTCGCGGTCGTCTGCGCCAGGACGCCCGCGCAGGACGGCCACAAGCGCGTGGCGCTCGTCATCGACTTCGGTACGTCCGCCGACGCGCCGTCCGGTGAGAGTCCGCCCGCGACGCGTACGGCGTGCGCCCGGGTGTCCCCCGACGCGACCACGGCGGACGCCCTCGCCTCGGTCGCGAGGCCCCTGCGGTACAACGCGAGCGCGTTGCTCTGCGCGATCGCCGGGTATCCGCGCACGGGCTGCGGCGAGACGGTGGGGGCGGGCAAATCCGCCGGGGCCACGGAAACGGATTCGGACGGTGGCCCGTCCGTCGGCCTGCTCGCGGGGATCGCGGCCGTGGTGGCGCTCGGCGGGGCGGCGATCTGGCAGACGCGGCGCCGTCGCCATGCGTGA